GACGCTGGGTCCCCATTTCTTAGCACAACGACGGCCAGTATCGCCGATGTTCGGTAAAATTAAAGCGCCTCGATTAGCGGCCCATGAAGATTTGCCATCGATGTCTCTCTTGTCGATTTTTCCATCGCGGTTGGTATCTGCGAGGATGGTCACTTGGAGAGCATTGCAAGTCTTGAATAGCGCTACAGCAATTGTCAGCAGGATAAGCTCAATCGATTACTGCCTGTGTACCTAGCGTCAAGACAGCCGCCTTGGTAGTTGGAAACTTCATTGTGACTTAGGAAACCCCAAGATATTGGGCTGAAGGACCCAAGAGAGAATTGACTGTTTTATGTTTCTCAACACGTATtgtatttatttatagcaGTTGATAGAACATCCTTGCATTAAACGCTAATCTCGGTAACATGACTAAAATCCAGTTAGCGCGCTCGTATAAATCCTACACGGGTTTCTAGACCAGTCGATTACCTGTAGTGGAGCAATGTCCCTTGCATTCCCGAGGATCCAAATATGGCGACTCCTTTTCAGGGCTATTAGTGGTCATAGCGTTTGCACCACCTGATGATTTTGTCGTATTCTCAATCTGATAACAGGCTCGGTTCTGGACCTCTCGAGGATGGGTTCACGAGGTAAGGCGCACGATTCAAGCATTAGCTGTTAGCCATGTCCTAAAAGCTGAGAATTACTAACGTAAAGTCATCCTAATCGAGTACAAATTTTGCTTAAAGAATTTcatcacttaggataaagATCCTAAGATGTCATCCTGACTGATGGCGGGGTTAGTTACCAAATCACCGTGGTTCAACTATGAGACCAGGCAGTGCAGTAAGACAGAAAGTCACAATAAAGAGGATCCCTCTCAGTGACACATCTTTGATCGTTAAGACTTCTCGGTAAAGCCATATACGCCATTGATCATGGCTA
This is a stretch of genomic DNA from Fusarium oxysporum f. sp. lycopersici 4287 supercont2.52 genomic scaffold, whole genome shotgun sequence. It encodes these proteins:
- a CDS encoding uncharacterized protein (At least one base has a quality score < 10), which translates into the protein MAGLVTKSPWFNYETRQCSKTESHNKEDPSQ